In a genomic window of Chrysemys picta bellii isolate R12L10 chromosome 1, ASM1138683v2, whole genome shotgun sequence:
- the DNAL4 gene encoding dynein axonemal light chain 4 isoform X1 — protein MADTGEGKKEEADYKRLHSFPLIRHTDMPEEMRVEAMELCVTACEKYATNNESAAKMIKETMDKKFGSSWHVVIGEGFGFEITHEVKNLLYMFFGGSLAVCVWKCS, from the exons ATGGCAGACACCggggaggggaaaaaggaggaggcaGATTATAAAAGACTTCACAGCTTCCCGCTGATCAGG CACACAGACATGCCAGAGGAGATGCGAGTGGAGGCCATGGAGCTGTGTGTCACCGCCTGTGAGAAATACGCCACCAACAATGAG AGTGCCGCTAAGATGATCAAAGAGACAATGGACAAGAAGTTTGGCTCCTCATGGCATGTAGTGATTGGTGAGGGCTTTGGCTTTGAGATCACCCATGAGGTGAAGAACCTGCTGTACATGTTCTTTGGCGGCAGCCTGGCTGTTTGTGTCTGGAAGTGCTCCTGA
- the DNAL4 gene encoding dynein axonemal light chain 4 isoform X2, whose protein sequence is MADTGEGKKEEADYKRLHSFPLIRHTDMPEEMRVEAMELCVTACEKYATNNESAAKMIKETMDKKFGSSWHVVIG, encoded by the exons ATGGCAGACACCggggaggggaaaaaggaggaggcaGATTATAAAAGACTTCACAGCTTCCCGCTGATCAGG CACACAGACATGCCAGAGGAGATGCGAGTGGAGGCCATGGAGCTGTGTGTCACCGCCTGTGAGAAATACGCCACCAACAATGAG AGTGCCGCTAAGATGATCAAAGAGACAATGGACAAGAAGTTTGGCTCCTCATGGCATGTAGTGATTG GATGA